The following proteins come from a genomic window of Gloeomargarita sp. SRBZ-1_bins_9:
- the trpC gene encoding indole-3-glycerol phosphate synthase TrpC, which yields MTQVRRNAPFSQQLARLGYQLNDPTARAQNLLESILWAKEAEVDKLREQMPLPELQKQVLTAPPPRDFLAALKAPPHPALIAEVKKASPSKGVIRPDFDPVAIAQAYARAGARCLSVLTDQEFFQGSWEYLRQIRQAVSLPLLCKEFILYPYQIYLARWYGADAVLLIAAILSHQDLPYFLRIVQGLGMTALVEVHTLGELERVLQIPNVRLVGINNRNLQDFHTDVQVTERLLAQKLPELQQREIVIVSESGIATPADVQRVRQAGAHAILVGESLMRQPDVEQGVWDLLAGVYPAEAS from the coding sequence ATGACTCAGGTTCGTCGGAATGCCCCCTTTTCCCAACAATTGGCTCGCCTGGGGTATCAGTTGAACGATCCAACGGCCCGCGCCCAAAACCTTCTCGAGAGCATTCTCTGGGCCAAGGAGGCCGAGGTTGATAAGCTGCGGGAGCAAATGCCCCTGCCGGAGTTGCAAAAGCAGGTGCTGACGGCGCCTCCACCTCGGGATTTTCTGGCTGCCCTGAAAGCCCCTCCCCATCCGGCCCTGATTGCGGAGGTGAAAAAGGCGTCCCCCAGCAAAGGGGTGATCCGCCCGGATTTTGACCCGGTGGCCATTGCCCAGGCCTATGCCCGCGCCGGTGCCCGTTGCCTGTCGGTGCTGACGGACCAGGAGTTTTTCCAGGGCAGTTGGGAGTATTTGCGCCAAATTCGCCAGGCGGTGTCGTTGCCCCTGTTGTGCAAGGAGTTCATTCTTTACCCCTATCAGATCTATTTGGCTCGCTGGTACGGGGCGGATGCGGTGCTGTTGATTGCTGCTATCCTGTCCCACCAGGATTTGCCGTATTTCCTGCGGATTGTGCAGGGTTTGGGGATGACGGCGCTGGTGGAGGTGCATACCTTGGGGGAACTGGAGCGGGTGTTGCAAATCCCTAATGTGCGCCTGGTGGGGATCAACAACCGCAACCTGCAGGATTTCCACACGGATGTGCAGGTAACAGAAAGGCTGCTGGCCCAGAAGTTGCCGGAGCTACAGCAGCGGGAAATTGTCATTGTCAGTGAGTCGGGGATTGCCACGCCGGCGGATGTGCAGCGGGTCCGACAAGCGGGTGCCCACGCCATCTTGGTGGGGGAGTCGTTGATGCGCCAACCGGATGTGGAACAGGGGGTGTGGGATTTATTAGCGGGTGTCTATCCGGCGGAGGCATCTTGA
- a CDS encoding aspartyl/asparaginyl beta-hydroxylase domain-containing protein, protein MFKNKEDFPFTAVLETHWQVIRDEALAVEQKRFLAWPEKHLYDQGWEVFGLFAFGVEIAGNTRLCPQTTRLVRDIPGLVTAGFSALQPGTHIAPHRGHEDGVLRCHLALAGCAGCTIRVGDQVRAWQEGQCLVFDDTTEHEVWHRGSERRLVLLLDFYPQPRPPQRLSWWKWWQR, encoded by the coding sequence ATGTTCAAGAACAAGGAAGATTTTCCCTTTACGGCTGTGTTGGAAACCCACTGGCAGGTGATTCGTGATGAAGCCCTGGCGGTGGAGCAAAAACGCTTCTTGGCCTGGCCGGAAAAGCATCTCTACGACCAAGGGTGGGAGGTGTTTGGCCTGTTTGCTTTTGGGGTGGAAATTGCCGGCAATACGCGCCTGTGTCCCCAGACCACCCGCCTGGTGCGGGACATCCCCGGTTTAGTGACTGCGGGTTTTTCGGCCCTGCAACCCGGCACCCATATTGCTCCCCACCGGGGTCATGAGGATGGCGTTTTGCGATGTCACCTGGCTTTGGCCGGTTGTGCCGGTTGCACGATTCGGGTGGGGGACCAGGTGCGCGCCTGGCAGGAGGGGCAGTGTCTGGTCTTTGACGATACAACCGAGCATGAGGTCTGGCACCGGGGGAGCGAACGGCGTCTGGTGCTGTTGTTGGATTTTTATCCCCAACCCCGGCCACCCCAGCGGCTAAGCTGGTGGAAATGGTGGCAACGGTGA
- the lpdA gene encoding dihydrolipoyl dehydrogenase, with product MDFDLVIIGAGVGGHGAALRAVELGLRTAVVEAADMGGTCVNRGCIPSKALLAAAGRLRQLQDTQTLQALGISVPPAQADRAAMAQHAQTIVTKIRGDLTRSLERLGVTILQGWGKVLEPQKVSITRDGQETVVMARHILLATGSYPWVPPGIEIDHETVFTSDDALKLQWLPPWVAIIGSGYIGLEFSDIYTALGCEVTMIEALDRLMPTFDPDIARLAQRVLLEARDVETKVGLIAQKITPGRPVVVELADAQTKELKEVLEVDAALVATGRLPATDNLGLENLGVERHRRGFIPVDDYFRVLKNGEPIPTLWAIGDAIGTMMLAHAAAAQGRVAVENMLGANKTVNYRAIPAAAFTHPEISFVGLTEPQAQELGQREQFPVAAVRSYFKANSKAIAEGEAEGLAKVIYRPDTGELLGVHIIGPHAADLIQEAAAAIATHTPVQQLAEVVHTHPTLTEVLDEAFKRARLQVQL from the coding sequence ATGGACTTTGATTTGGTGATTATTGGCGCCGGTGTGGGTGGACATGGGGCGGCCCTGCGGGCGGTGGAATTGGGCCTGAGGACGGCCGTTGTGGAAGCAGCGGACATGGGGGGCACCTGCGTCAACCGGGGTTGCATCCCTTCTAAGGCGTTGCTGGCGGCAGCGGGCCGTCTCCGGCAGTTGCAGGATACCCAAACGCTCCAGGCCTTGGGGATTTCCGTACCCCCAGCGCAGGCCGACCGAGCTGCTATGGCCCAACACGCCCAGACCATCGTGACCAAAATTCGCGGGGATTTGACCCGGTCCCTGGAGCGACTGGGGGTGACCATCCTGCAGGGGTGGGGGAAAGTTTTAGAGCCGCAAAAAGTGAGCATTACCCGGGACGGTCAAGAGACGGTGGTGATGGCTCGCCATATCCTGCTGGCCACGGGTTCCTACCCTTGGGTGCCCCCCGGCATTGAGATTGACCACGAAACGGTTTTCACCAGCGATGATGCCCTGAAGCTGCAGTGGTTGCCCCCCTGGGTGGCCATCATCGGCAGTGGTTACATTGGCTTGGAATTCAGCGACATCTACACGGCCCTGGGGTGCGAAGTGACCATGATTGAGGCCCTGGATCGGTTGATGCCCACCTTTGACCCGGACATTGCCCGACTGGCGCAACGGGTGCTACTGGAGGCGCGGGATGTGGAAACCAAGGTGGGGCTGATTGCCCAAAAAATCACGCCCGGCCGTCCGGTGGTGGTGGAACTGGCCGACGCCCAGACCAAGGAACTGAAGGAGGTGCTGGAGGTGGATGCGGCCTTGGTGGCGACGGGACGTTTGCCGGCAACGGATAACCTGGGGCTGGAAAACCTGGGGGTGGAGCGGCACCGGCGGGGCTTTATTCCGGTGGATGACTACTTCCGTGTGCTGAAAAATGGGGAGCCGATTCCCACCCTGTGGGCCATTGGGGATGCCATTGGCACGATGATGCTGGCCCATGCGGCGGCGGCCCAAGGACGGGTGGCGGTGGAGAATATGCTGGGGGCCAACAAAACCGTGAACTATCGGGCGATTCCGGCGGCGGCCTTTACCCATCCGGAAATCAGTTTTGTGGGTTTGACGGAACCCCAGGCCCAAGAGCTCGGGCAACGGGAGCAGTTTCCGGTGGCAGCGGTGCGCAGCTATTTCAAGGCCAATTCCAAGGCCATTGCCGAGGGGGAAGCGGAGGGCTTGGCGAAGGTGATTTACCGGCCGGATACGGGGGAGCTGTTGGGTGTGCACATCATCGGCCCCCACGCGGCGGATTTGATCCAGGAGGCGGCAGCGGCTATCGCCACCCATACGCCGGTGCAGCAATTGGCCGAGGTGGTCCACACCCATCCCACCCTGACGGAGGTATTAGACGAGGCGTTCAAGCGTGCCCGTTTACAGGTACAGTTATGA